A single region of the Vicia villosa cultivar HV-30 ecotype Madison, WI linkage group LG4, Vvil1.0, whole genome shotgun sequence genome encodes:
- the LOC131595015 gene encoding DNA repair protein rhp7-like gives MAPPAKTTPKPSQPNHIHPLTPSQSTESPPISSSVPPRRRSLRLAGISISEPPQSPADSTPKPSARVSKSKTPTASESQPNQTGTSSVNLRSGTKSLKRGIAIANEDKDDSENNATKKNKIYDEGESSNRGILTEEEKGKETVVIDENDESSDEDDDSSDEESEIENTTEEKNDESNVIEQSRNPMNNSREARGYRRNLRNLERFRNIARENASRFALFADDEDNVNDLSPENEQERNEIEIEDWPGPFSTAMKIIRDREKKGIQFQAGSAPIQKDLIDSIKWTSKRIGGKLDGKVSVPSLQELCIRILAKNVDAVVSLESVPDDLRHRLSQLLCDSRRINDHFFGLLVGGAPTEIRLRNCSWLSEDHFTKCFQASDTSNLVVLQLDLCGRCLPDYVVVATLARSPKQLPNLTSLSLRGACRLSDGGLRTLVSSTPTLRSINLSMCSLLTSASLYILAETLKSLLKELYLDHCIGIDAALIVPALVEFEHLEVLSLAGIPTVCDTFVKDYIVARGHNMKELILKDCINLTDASIKVIAEYCPGICELDLSNVCKLTDLSMGYLTNGCRALHTLKLCRNSFSDEAVAAFVETNGESLKELSLNNVKKVGYHTTLSLASHAKKLHSLDLSWCRNLTDNALGLIADSCTALRLLKLFGCTQVTDVFLKGHSNSQMQIIGIKMTSVLQHVKVPDPHRAALNYSSVSVDLAA, from the exons ATGGCTCCACCAGCCAAAACAACACCCAAACCTTCCCAACCAAACCACATTCACCCTCTCACTCCCTCTCAATCCACCGAATCTCCTCCCATCTCCTCCTCCGTCCCGCCGCGAAGACGCAGCCTCCGCCTCGCCGGTATTTCCATCTCCGAACCTCCTCAATCCCCAGCCGATTCAACCCCCAAACCTTCCGCTAGGGTTTCCAAATCAAAAACTCCAACCGCTTCGGAATCCCAACCTAATCAAACCGGCACGAGTTCCGTTAACTTGCGATCAGGAACAAAATCTCTCAAACGCGGAATCGCTATCGCAAACGAAGATAAAGACGATTCTGAAAATAACGCTACAAAAAAGAACAAAATATACGATGAAGGTGAATCGAGTAACAGAGGAATACTTACAGAAGAAGAGAAAGGGAAGGAAACTGTTGTTATTGATGAAAATGATGAAAGCAGCGATGAAGATGATGACAGCAGCGATGAAGAATCTGAAATAGAGAACACTACTGAAGAGAAAAATGATGAATCGAATGTTATAGAACAATCTAGAAACCCTATGAATAACTCCAGAGAGGCACGAGGTTATAGAAGGAACTTAAGGAACTTGGAACGATTCCGTAACATAGCGAGAGAGAACGCGTCTCGTTTTGCTCTTTTCgctgatgatgaagacaatgtcAATGATTTATCTCCGGAGAATGAGCAGGAGAGGAATGAGATTGAGATTGAAGATTGGCCTGGTCCTTTTTCGACTGCTATGAAAATCATTAGGGATAGAGAGAAGAAAGGGATTCAGTTTCAAGCGGGGTCTGCTCCTATACAGAAGGATTTGATTGATTCGATAAAGTGGACTTCGAAAAGGATTGGGGGGAAGTTAGATGGAAAGGTTTCTGTTCCTTCGTTGCAGGAACTTTGCATTCGGATTCTTGCTAAGAATGTTGATGCCGTTGTTTCGCTTGAGAGCGTGCCTGATGATTTGAGGCATAGGCTTAGTCAGTTGCTGTGTGATTCGCGAAGGATTAACGATCACTTTTTTGGACTTCTTGTTGGTGGAGCTCCCACGGAGATTCGGCTCAGAAATTGCTCGTGGCTGTCTGAGGATCATTTTACCAAGTGCTTTCAAGCAAGTGATACTTCTAATTTGGTG GTACTGCAACTTGATCTGTGTGGGCGGTGTTTGCCGGATTATGTGGTAGTTGCCACTTTAGCACGGTCCCCAAAGCAGCTGCCTAATTTAACTAGTCTATCTCTCAGAGGTGCTTGCCGACTCTCAGATGGGGGATTGCGCACACTTGTTTCTTCTACTCCAACACTTAGATCAATAAATCTTAGCATGTGCTCCCTTCTCACTTCTGCTAGTCTTTATATTTTGGCTGAAACATTAAAATCTCTTTTGAAAGAGTTGTACCTTGATCATTGCATTGGCATTGATGCTGCACTAATTGTGCCAGCACTGGTGGAGTTTGAACATTTAGAAGTGTTGTCACTGGCTGGCATTCCAACTGTTTGCGATACATTCGTCAAGGATTACATTGTTGCACGTGGTCACAACATGAAAGAGCTAATTCTGAAGGACTGCAT AAACTTGACCGAtgcatcaataaaagtcattgcTGAATACTGTCCTGGAATATGTGAGCTGGATTTATCGAATGTGTGCAAATTGACAGATCTGTCCATGGGGTATCTTACAAATGGTTGTCGTGCACTTCATACATTGAAGCTTTGCCGTAACTCATTCAG TGATGAAGCAGTTGCTGCATTTGTGGAGACTAATGGAGAGTCTTTGAAAGAACTATCTCTTAATAACGTCAAAAAG GTTGGCTACCACACAACCTTATCACTTGCAAGCCATGCAAAAAAACTGCATAGTCTAGATTTATCTTGGTGCCGAAATTTGACTGACAACGCTTTAGGTTTGATAGCGGACAGTTGCACGGCGCTGAGATTACTCAAACTTTTTGGATGTACTCAG GTAACAGATGTTTTTCTGAAGGGGCACTCAAACTCTCAGATGCAgataattggtataaaaatgacTTCTGTTTTGCAGCATGTCAAAGTGCCGGATCCTCATAGAGCCGCACTGAATTATTCATCAGTCTCTGTAGATTTGGCCGCGTAG